A window of Citrus sinensis cultivar Valencia sweet orange chromosome 7, DVS_A1.0, whole genome shotgun sequence contains these coding sequences:
- the LOC127903749 gene encoding putative disease resistance protein RGA3, translating into MAEVLVSAVMERLASILVKQVEAEEKTSAESDELEDIGREILSNCNGLQLAVKSVGRLLSLKTRIEQWQRVFHSEMWPLEEIEKGGFPTLLLSHADLPVNLKKYCAIFPKDYEIEKDRLIKLWMTQGHLKNGKKEMIWSQMVKSVLKTLLCSLSFKILKKMVAVA; encoded by the exons ATGGCTGAAGTGCTTGTTTCAGCAGTCATGGAGCGGCTGGCTTCGATCCTTGTCAAACAGGTAGAAGCAGAGGAGAAG ACTAGTGCAGAAAGTGACGAATTAGAAGATATTGGTAGAGAGATCTTAAGTAACTGCAATGGCTTGCAACTTGCAGTAAAGTCTGTAGGGCGTCTGTTGAGCCTTAAAACAAGGATTGAACAATGGCAACGTGTCTTCCATAGTGAGATGTGGCCACTAGAAGAGATAGAAAAGGGTGGCTTTCCCACTTTGCTATTGAGCCATGCTGATTTGCCTGTCAATCTGAAAAAATATTGTGCCATCTTTCCAAAAGACTATGAGATAGAGAAGGATCGGCTGATCAAGTTGTGGATGACTCAAGGTCACCTCaaaaatggaaagaaagaGATGATATGGAGTCAGATGGTGAAGAGTGTTTTAAAAACCTTGCTATGCTCTCTTTCTttcaagattttgaaaaagatgGTGGCCGTAGCATAA